The following proteins come from a genomic window of Miscanthus floridulus cultivar M001 chromosome 2, ASM1932011v1, whole genome shotgun sequence:
- the LOC136530431 gene encoding 3-oxoacyl-[acyl-carrier-protein] synthase II, chloroplastic-like: MTAAVAPPLCTWLVAACLSAACGDGEKEKQRRHRGGGVGGLFGSRRRLGSGRRGGARSGMAMSVALHPERTVVESKKPDMKERRVVVTGMGVVTPLGHDPDEFYNNLLRGISGISEIEAFDCSHYPTRIAGEIKSFSTDGWVAAKLAKRMDKFMQYLITAGKKALENAGITEEVMNELEKSRCGVLIGSAMGGMKVFSDAIEALRVSYKKMNPFCVPFATTNMGSAILAMDLGWMGPNYSISTACATSNFCILNAANHIRRGEADLMLCGGSDAPIIPIGLGGFVACRALSQRNSDPAKASRPWDVDRDGFVMGEGSGVLVLEELEHAKQRGAEIYAEFLGGSFTCDAYHMTEPHPEGKGVILCIENALADSGVTKEDINYINAHATSTQMGDLKEFEALNCCFGQNPQIRVNSTKSMTGHLLGAAGGIEAVATIQAIRTGWVHPNVNLDNPEKNVDVSMLVGPQKERCDVKVALSNSFGFGGHNSSILFAPFK, from the exons ATGACGGCGGCCGTGGCGCCGCCGCTCTGCACCTGGCTCGTCGCCGCCTGCCTCTCCGCGGCCTGCGGCGATGGCGAGAAGGAGAAGCAACGCAGGCACCGCGGTGGCGGCGTCGGTGGTCTCTTCGGCTCGCGCCGCCGCCTCGGCTCTGGGCGCCGCGGCGGGGCGCGCTCTG GAATGGCCATGTCTGTTGCCTTGCATCCTGAAAGGACAGTTGTGGAAAGTAAGAAACCTGATATGAAAGAAAGGAGAGTGGTTGTCACTGGCATGGGCGTAGTGACGCCACTAGGCCATGATCCTGATGAATTCTACAATAACCTTTTAAGGGGTATCAGTGGAATAAGCGAGATAGAGGCATTTGATTGCTCTCACTATCCCACG AGGATCGCGGGAGAAATCAAATCGTTTTCGACAGATGGTTGGGTTGCAGCAAAGCTAGCTAAGCGAATGGACAAATTTATGCAATATTTGATAACGGCTGGAAAGAAAGCATTGGAGAATGCTGGAATCACTGAAGAAGTCATGAATGAGTTGGAAAAATCAAGATGTGGAGTCCTCATTGGGTCTGCTATGGGTGGCATGAAG GTTTTCAGTGATGCGATTGAAGCTTTGAGGGTTTCCTACAAGAAGATGAACCCATTCTGTGTACCTTTTGCAACTACAAACATGGGTTCTGCGATACTTGCTATGGATCTG GGTTGGATGGGCCCAAATTACTCTATCTCTACTGCTTGTGCGACTAGCAACTTCTGCATTCTGAATGCAGCTAATCATATCAGGAGAGGGGAAGCT GATTTGATGCTTTGTGGTGGTTCTGATGCACCAATCATCCCTATTG GATTGGGAGGTTTTGTGGCCTGCAGAGCTCTTTCACAGAGAAACAGTGATCCAGCAAAAGCTTCTCGACCTTGGGATGTG GATCGGGATGGATTTGTTATGGGAGAAGGGTCTGGTGTGCTTGTTTTGGAAGAACTTGAGCACGCAAAG CAAAGAGGTGCAGAAATATATGCTGAATTTCTAGGAGGAAGTTTCACATGTGATGCATACCATATGACAGAGCCTCATCCTGAAG GGAAAGGGGTAATTCTTTGTATTGAAAACGCATTAGCAGATTCTGGAGTAACAAAGGAGGACATTAACTATATAAATGCTCATGCAACATCTACACAGATGGGTGATTTGAAGGAATTTGAAGCTCTCAACTGTTGTTTTGGCCAGAATCCTCAG ATACGAGTGAACTCAACGAAGTCGATGACAGGCCATCTGCTAGGAGCTGCCGGTGGAATAGAAGCTGTTGCTACTATACAA GCTATAAGGACAGGTTGGGTGCATCCAAATGTCAATTTGGATAATCCAGAGAAAAATGTG
- the LOC136537095 gene encoding uncharacterized protein: MPCALSEAQAHIPHRRRRPPLRCGGLEAARARARGHYRGGAAEVQAGGEEEGFSEDLMFFVATYLSELTAPSPQDSSFRPAWRLRPDGRGESGSNNSGINCKLDSCRRSVARLPVVEPGGQGSNPCPCTLFSLNNPPRKSSFHPARSFQVARRDCLKVQNLIHLTGVRKWKCINTSST, encoded by the exons ATGCCATGCGCGCTATCTGAGGCCCAAGCCCACATCCCCCATCGCAGGCGCCGGCCGCCGCTCCGCTGCGGCGGGCTGGAGGCCGCTCGCGCCCGTGCGCGCGGCCACTACCGTGGCGGAGCCGCGGAGGTGCAAGCCGGCGGTGAGGAGGAAGGCTTCTCAGAGGATCTGATGTTCTTCGTGGCAACCTACCTTTCAGAGTTGACAGCGCCCAGCCCGCAGGATTCTTCGTTCAGGCCCGCTTGGCGGCTCCGTCCAGATGGTCGAGGTGAG TCAGGTAGCAACAACTCTGGAATAAATTGTAAGCTTGACTCCTGCCGAAGGTCGGTGGCAAGGCTCCCTGTGGTTGAGCCGGGCGGCCAGGGTTCTAACCCTTGTCCCTGCACCTTATTCAG TCTCAATAATCCGCCAAGAAAATCTAGCTTCCATCCAGCAAGATCCTTCCAGGTCGCTCGCAGG GATTGCCTAAAGGTGCAAAATTTGATCCATCTCACTG GTGTTAGAAAATGGAAGTGTATCAACACTTCTTCCACATAA